A window of Ptychodera flava strain L36383 chromosome 1, AS_Pfla_20210202, whole genome shotgun sequence contains these coding sequences:
- the LOC139134125 gene encoding ATP-dependent DNA helicase Q1-like — protein MSVTAELKGYFSQLNGVEDQLKAVESQIEELLDKQQQLHTKKRHLEREIAKIQKGGSTSTGSNFSRKDFPWSKKLTELRESVFKMPDFRPHQLETINATLSGRDVILIMPTGGGKSLCFQLPALVSKGITLVVSPLISLMEDQLMALEAFGINSTTLNASSSKEEKNSVHAAMLDAKSDLKILYVTPEKISKSKMFMSKLEKTHKAGQLSRIVIDEVHCCSQWGHDFRPDYKILGILKRQFPEVPLLGLTATATQHILEDVKNLLNVPYCTVLRASYDRPNLYYEVRRKPRKHEQFLEEVSNLLKGKFKGQSGIVYCFSKKEAEKVAEDLKQRGIRALPYHADLDHKSRSYVHRQWTTGSIQAVVATVAFGMGIDKPNVRFVIHHTMSKSMENYYQESGRAGRDGKPAYCILYYGFSDIFRLSTMVFTETQVALENLYNMVRYCTDQQKCRRSLIARHFGESRDFTKCDRMCDHCSATEDGESCQVRDVTSQCKAIYSILEKTSRSDKKITANKLTDVLMKKGGTSSLQVKDLKLPPMSEEKYEMIVTHLLLECYLRQDFHFTPYSTISYIVPGSKEKLITAMGKRVEVCLPSKSQKVSELPQLNVSRIKTVGSGKHKEIAHSAASESSQVVRKKKEREGLDQSLKKKLVQMRDSPGSDVRRRLSREETSPGETQCIIISDEEDKEIESPQASKAGSSTDRNQDMSNLQRNPASSSQSPTKSLTAYLTKDMDRQISSQLCDNASQASNREKKTISLEKKLPASKVRSKDLKRRSESSNPGSKNVKKLRTETSPGNSSSADLPEDLCSSDSDFESIQTVYTSQLRKLEEKERDFDRNVNNSSKVKERKKNDRNVVHSSKIKERKRKKVVKEQGNAMDGPQREQIKRDASREMKHKHMRSGCDRRVHDDVSSDDIDMKELETVYSEQLHQINHGSPDLV, from the exons ATGAGTGTAACAGCTGAACTAAAAG GTTATTTCAGTCAGTTGAACGGCGTGGAAGACCAGCTGAAAGCAGTGGAGTCTCAGATTGAGGAACTCCTAGATAAACAACAACAGTTGCACACAAAGAAACGTCATCTGGAGAGAGAAATTGCCAAAATTCAGAAAGGTGGCTCAACGTCTACGGGCAGCAACTTCAGCAGGAAAG attttccatGGTCTAAAAAGTTGACAGAGCTTAGAGAGAGTGTCTTCAAAATGCCAGACTTCAGACCTCATCAGTTGGAGACCATAAATGCCACTTTATCAGGTAGAGATGTAATCTTGATAATGCCCACTGGTGGAGGCAAGTCTCTGTGCTTTCAGTTGCCAGCCTTGGTCTCAAAAG gaaTAACACTGGTAGTGTCACCACTCATCTCACTGATGGAAGACCAGCTGATGGCACTCGAAGCGTTTGGCATAAACAGCACCACGCTGAATGCCAGCAGCAGTAAAGAGGAGAAGAACTCCGTCCACGCAGCCATGCTGGATGCCAAGTCCGATCTCAAGATTCTCTATGTCACTCCAGAAAAGATCTCCAAGAGCAAGATGTTCATGTCTAAACTGGAGAAGACGCACAAAGCAGGACAGTTATCAAGGATTGTCATTGATGAAGTTCATTGTTGCAGTCAGTGGGGTCATGACTTCAGACCAG ACTACAAGATACTAGGTATTTTAAAACGTCAGTTCCCTGAAGTGCCACTACTTGGCTTGACGGCCACTGCCACTCAGCATATCCTGGAGGATGTGAAGAATTTACTGAACGTGCCATACTGTACAGTTCTAAGAGCATCCTATGACCGACCTAACCTTTACTATGAG GTGAGACGGAAACCAAGAAAACATGAACAATTTCTGGAAGAGGTCAGTAACCTCTTGAAAGgcaagttcaaaggtcaatcag GTATCGTGTACTGTTTCTCCAAAAAAGAAGCGGAGAAAGTTGCGGAAGATCTGAAACAGCGAGGAATCAGAGCATTACCATATCACGCAGACTTAGATCATAAATCAAGGAGTTACGTTCATCGACAGTGGACTACCGGTAGCATACAA GCTGTAGTAGCGACAGTTGCCTTCGGCATGGGTATAGATAAACCGAATGTCAGGTTTGTGATCCACCATACTATGAGTAAATCCATGGAAAACTACTACCAAGAAAGTGGAAGGGCAG GACGTGATGGCAAACCAGCCTACTGCATTCTGTACTACGGCTTCTCTGATATATTCAGACTTAGCACTATGGTCTTCACTGAAACTCAGGTCGCTCTTGAAAACCTGTACAACATGGTCCGGTACTGCACAGATCAACAGAA ATGCAGAAGAAGTCTTATTGCCAGGCACTTTGGTGAAAGCCGAGACTTCACAAAGTGTGACAGAATGTGTGACCACTGCTCTGCCACTGAAG ATGGTGAAAGTTGCCAAGTCAGAGATGTTACCAGTCAATGCAAAGCAATATACAGCATCCTAGAGAAGACTTCTCGCTCGGACAAGAAGATTACGGCCAATAAACTGACAGATGTCCTTATGAAAAAGGGAGGCACATCAAGCCTACAAGTTAAAG ATCTGAAATTGCCACCTATGTCAGAGGAAAAGTATGAAATGATTGTGACTCATCTGTTACTTGAGTGTTATCTGAGGCAGGACTTTCACTTCACACCTTACTCCACAATCAGCTACATTGTGCCAGGTAGCAAGGAAAAACTCATCACCGCCATGGGTAAGCGGGTCGAAGTATGCCTTCCATCGAAAAGTCAGAAAGTGTCAGAACTTCCCCAGCTCAATGTGAGCAGAATCAAGACTGTAGGAAGTGGGAAACACAAAGAGATTGCCCATTCGGCGGCTTCTGAAAGTAGTCAAGTtgtgagaaaaaagaaagaaagggaAGGCTTAGATCAGTCTTTGAAGAAGAAATTAGTCCAGATGAGAGATTCACCAGGGTCAGATGTGCGTCGGAGGTTATCTCGTGAAGAAACAAGCCCCGGAGAGACTCAGTGTATAATTATCTCTGACGAGGAAGACAAGGAAATTGAATCTCCTCAAGCTTCCAAAGCAGGTAGTTCTACAGACAGAAACCAGGACATGTCAAACCTGCAAAGAAATCCAGCCAGCTCTTCTCAATCACCAACCAAGAGTCTCACCGCATATCTCACAAAGGATATGGACAGACAGATTTCTTCTCAATTGTGTGACAATGCAAGTCAAGCCAGTAATAGGGAGAAAAAGACAATCAGCTTAGAGAAGAAATTGCCGGCCAGTAAGGTGAGAAGCAAGGACTTGAAAAGGAGGTCAGAATCTTCCAACCCTGGcagcaaaaatgtgaaaaagctAAGGACTGAAACATCACCGGGGAATTCATCTTCAGCAGATCTTCCAGAAGATCTCTGTAGCTCTGATAGTGACTTTGAGAGCATTCAGACAGTCTACACCAGTCAGCTTAGAAAGTTGGAGGAAAAAGAGCGTGACTTTGACAGAAATGTGAACAACTCTTCTAAAgttaaagagagaaaaaaaaatgatcgtAATGTTGTACACTCTTCAAAAATTAAggaaagaaaaaggaaaaaagtgGTCAAGGAGCAAGGTAATGCCATGGATGGGCCACAACGAGAGCAGATTAAGAGAGACGCCAGTCGGGAAATGAAGCACAAGCACATGAGATCAGGTTGCGATAGAAGAGTTCATGATGATGTTAGCAGTGATGATATTGACATGAAGGAATTAGAAACTGTGTACTCAGAACAGCTTCATCAAATTAATCATGGAAGCCCTGACTTAGTATGA